The genomic window GCAACGCCGCTTCCTGAAAGATGCCGAAAACGGGGAGAAAGGTCGAATGTTAATAATCAAAACGCAAGTTCTCAGGAAGAGGAAGAGTGTGAAGAGTTGTCTGTTTCTGAACGGCAAAGAATGTTACGTCAAGGAATTTTGCGTTTAGAACCTCAAAACAGAAATGGTCAATCTAATCCTCAATCTTTGCCAGAATCGCTAACTGGTGGAAAGGGGGGTAATGCTACAGAAATTAGGAATAATGGTAGTGAAATAGAACTGCGTGGTTCTGGGGTGCAAATTGATAATTCTGGTGCGGGGAAGTAGCGATGCAATATAAGGTTGGGATGACTTTTTTTGCTAGTTTGCTGATTATTTTCCCTGTGGCATTGAACCCCACCCCCATCCCCTCCCCGTCTACGGGGAGGGGGGAAAGATTGGTGCAATCTCAAGATGGGAAAAGCCAAGCGGATCAGTTGTTGCAAAAAGGGATTCAGGAGTATCAAGCTAGTCAGTTTGTTGAGGCGATTAAGTCTTGGGAAGCGGCGTTGAAAATATATCGAAATTTGGAAAATCATCAGCAAGAAAAAGCGGTTTTAGGAAATTTAGGTGCGGCTTATTTAATGTTGGGAAATCATCAGAAAGCGATCGCAATTTCCCAAGCTTTATTAAAAATAGCTCAAGAAACTAACGATCGCCGCAGCGCCGGACAAGCTTTGGGTAATTTAGGTATTGCTTACCGAGTTTTGGGAAATTACAATCAAGCGATCGATTCCCAGCAAAAAGCTTTGGCAATTATGCAGGAAATTGGCGATCGCCAAAATCAAGGACGCATCTTAATTAATCTCGCTAATACCTACGAAGCTTTAGGTAACTATGATAAAGCATTGGCCTTTCAAAACCAAAGTTTGTCTCTTGCTAGAGAACTGAAAAATCCGCAAGCAGAAGGCGCTGCTTTAGGAAATTTGGGCGCGATTTATGCTACCCAAGGTAATTATGAAAAAGCTATCCAATTTTACCAAGAAAGTTTGACAATTGCCAAGTCAATTAACGATCGAGAAGGAGAAGGTTTTGCTCTCCAAAATTTGGGTGCTGCTTTTCATGCTTTGGGTAAAAGAGATGAAGCTATTAGTTATTATCAACAGAGTTTGGCGATCGCGCAATCCCTGAAAAATCCTCAAATGCAAATCGATTCTTTGGGAAATTTGGGAATAGTTTACGAACAGAAAAGAGAGTTTGCCCAAGCAATTAAATATCATCAACAAAGTTTGGCGATCGCAGATTCTCTAAAAGCACCCAGACAAAAAGCAATGGTGCTAAATAATTTAGCACATACTCTGTTAAAATCTTGTCAATTTCAAGAAGCCGAAAAACAATTAAGAATTGCTATTCAAATATTAGATTCTCTGCGTTCAGATCTCAAAGATGCAGAACAAGTTTCAATTTTTGATACCCAGGTTTTAACCTATAATTTATTACAACAAGTTTTAGTTGCTCAAAACCAACCAGAAGCAGCTTTAGAAATGTCCGAACATGGCAGAAGTCGGGCATTTGTAGCATTACTAGCTAAACAATTATCTGCACAATCAAAAACTCCTGCTGCGCTTAAACCTCCTACATTAGATGCGATTAAAAAAATAGCTCAACAGCAAAATGCAACCTTAGTTGAATATTCAATTATTCCCGAAGATTTCTTATCCCAAGGAAAACTACGAGGTTTAGGGGCAGAAATTTATATTTGGGTGGTGAAACCTACAGGAGAAATTATCTTTCGTCGCAGCGATATTAAAAGTTTAAAAACGCCTTTAAAAGATTTGGTAAATACTAGCCGAGAGTCGATCGGTGTCAGAGGTCTAGGTTTTGCTATTGCTAAACCTGTCCAAACCACAACTTCAACGGATAAATTAAAAGAACTCCATCAAATATTAATTAAGCCAATTGCTGATTTACTTCCCAAAGATCCTAATAGTAGAGTGATTTTTGTTCCCCAAGAATCTCTATTTTTAGTTCCCTTTCCGGGTTTAGTTGATGAATCGGGAAAATTCCTCATTGAAAAGCATACAATTCTGACAATTCCCGCAATTCAAGTATTAGAATTAACTCAGCAAAAACGGCAAAATATTAGTAATAAAGAAGCGTTAATTGTGGGAAATCCCATTATGCCAGTTGTACCACCCGCACCAGGAGAACCACCTAAACAATTAGAAAGTTTGCCTGGTGCGGAAGCGGAAGCAAAAGCGATCGCACAAATCCTGAATACAAAAGCTTTGCTTGGCAAAGAAGCTACTAAGGAAAAAGTAGTTTCCCAAATGTCTAAAGCGAAAATAATTCATTTAGCAACTCACGGTTTGTTAGATGATTTTGGGGATGGTATTCCAGGTGCGATCGCTCTTACACCAACTAAAAAT from Phormidium ambiguum IAM M-71 includes these protein-coding regions:
- a CDS encoding CHAT domain-containing protein, with protein sequence MQYKVGMTFFASLLIIFPVALNPTPIPSPSTGRGERLVQSQDGKSQADQLLQKGIQEYQASQFVEAIKSWEAALKIYRNLENHQQEKAVLGNLGAAYLMLGNHQKAIAISQALLKIAQETNDRRSAGQALGNLGIAYRVLGNYNQAIDSQQKALAIMQEIGDRQNQGRILINLANTYEALGNYDKALAFQNQSLSLARELKNPQAEGAALGNLGAIYATQGNYEKAIQFYQESLTIAKSINDREGEGFALQNLGAAFHALGKRDEAISYYQQSLAIAQSLKNPQMQIDSLGNLGIVYEQKREFAQAIKYHQQSLAIADSLKAPRQKAMVLNNLAHTLLKSCQFQEAEKQLRIAIQILDSLRSDLKDAEQVSIFDTQVLTYNLLQQVLVAQNQPEAALEMSEHGRSRAFVALLAKQLSAQSKTPAALKPPTLDAIKKIAQQQNATLVEYSIIPEDFLSQGKLRGLGAEIYIWVVKPTGEIIFRRSDIKSLKTPLKDLVNTSRESIGVRGLGFAIAKPVQTTTSTDKLKELHQILIKPIADLLPKDPNSRVIFVPQESLFLVPFPGLVDESGKFLIEKHTILTIPAIQVLELTQQKRQNISNKEALIVGNPIMPVVPPAPGEPPKQLESLPGAEAEAKAIAQILNTKALLGKEATKEKVVSQMSKAKIIHLATHGLLDDFGDGIPGAIALTPTKNDNGLLTAGKILDLKLNSELVVLSACDTGRGTITGDGVIGLSRSLISAGVSSVIVSLWSVPDAPTSTLMQEFYRNWQQNSDKAQALRNAMLTTMKKHPNPKDWAAFTLIGEAE